In Oncorhynchus masou masou isolate Uvic2021 chromosome 28, UVic_Omas_1.1, whole genome shotgun sequence, the DNA window tacttggagagtgctgtcccgTTTCACctccatagatagtaggctacttggctgCTACGGTGTTTTGGACACTTTTTTCCTCATTGTGTTCTGGTACCTCTGAGCCCCCTCGGATACCCCCATCCACCCCATCTCGTGCTCACTGTGTTCCGGGCCTTCCCGATGTACAAATGAGCACTACTATATCGTAAAAAtgcatgaaatatatatattttgttttttggTGGGGGGGTggtggtcttaatttaaggttagcgGTGAGGTTAAAGTTAGATTTAAAATCAAATTTTAAAGACATAAATAGTAGAAATGGGCGGGGATTATAACTTCGTAGCTGTGGTATCTAGTGATGATTCCACCCCATGGGAGAGTTTGCGTAACGTCACCGACCACACTCCCCTGTGCATTTCTCTTCGTCTCCCGGTAGAGTGTGCACGTGTCCCACActtatatatatagtatatatgtaAGGTTTACATCCTGTTCTATTCGGCGCCTATTCTGTTGCAAAATATTATTTCTGTTGCGCAACCGATTACATGCAACCGTAGGTCCCTTTCTGTTTGCTTCCGTCTGGTTGTTATTAAACGGTAATGAATAAGCCCTGGCCCGGAAATAAAATAAAAGGAGAAACTATGGAGTTCCAACTGTTTTGCATGCTTTTGTTAATCTCTTGATTTCTAGTTTCGCTTTTGGATGCCTTTGTTAAATTAACCTTAATCAGGTCCCTAGACATATTCTACTAATCTTGGCGTCTCTTTAATTAGGATTGTATATTATATGAGTTTTAGACCTGGACCTAAAATACCTTCTTGCTTTATTAGCGTTCAGTCTGCTTGGACTATTCTGTCCAAATCACTAATGATTGGTGTGTCCGCCAGGAGGCATCACGTCCGTTTACCAGGGTAACATATAACCTTTGGCAGGACAGAAAGCAAACTGAAAGGAATATCCTACACACAGGAACTGCAGAGTTCGCCTAATCTATTTTCAAAATCCCAGGCATAGCATATCTTCCCATCGACATTGTTCTTAAAAATACATCGTATTTTGTATAAAGTGAACGAAATATTTTACTTTTTTTCCTTTTTAAAATATTTCGATTAGAAAGTTCTCGATTAGAAATGGATGTTCAGAAGTATTTTCTACGCATTGGGTATGAGGGACCAGCGTCGCCAACGCCGACCTTGGACGCGCTCCAGCGTCTACACCGCTGTCATCTGAGGACTGTCCCTTTCGAGAATCTCACCATCCACAGCGGAGGGCGCGTACGACTCGAACTCCCGCACCTCTATGAGAAAATCGTTAACCACCGCCGCGGAGGGTTCTGCTTCGAGAACAACGGTCTGTTCTCCTGGCTTCTGTCGGAAATGGGATTCGAGGTCACCATCCTAGCGGGCCAAGTGAGAGACGCCATCACAGGGTGGTACGGCCCGCCGTTCGACCACTTCATCTCCATGGTGACGCTCGAGGGGCATCGGTGGCTGTGCGACGTGGCATTTGGTGGATCAGGGTTCGAGCTCCCCATGTCCTTAGAGACGGCAGAACCTCAGAAGCAGGGCCACAGAGTGTACAGGATCAGACGAGCGGGAGAGATGCACTTTCTGGAGTGgcaagatgaagagagagaaactgGGCTCTGGACTGAGCTATACAAGTTCACTCTGGACACAAGACACAGAGGAGACTTCATAGAGATGTGTGACTACCATCAGAGCTCCCCTCGCTCCATCTTCTTCTGCAAGTCTCTCTGCTCCATGCTGAAGCCTACCGGGAGGCTCACCTACATAGGCCATAAACTCATCACCACCCAGTTTCCCTCAGATGAAGCTGGGACTGTgactaaagccagcagagagctGACTGATGAAGAGATACCTGACATACTAAAAGAGGAGTTTGGAGTAATACTGGAATCTCAACTTGTCCCAAAGGATGAAACTATGACACCACCCCtcaacattttttaaaatgtttttttttttcttccccttCTTCTGCTTCATGATAAACAACAAGACAAACAAATTGTCAGTTTGATTTAATAAATTAATATACATACACTTAAGATGTACAATGGTCATTGCATTAATCCAAATCTGTCCAATTTCAGACAAGTCTGCATCCAAAATATTTACATATGTACAATCAGGCTGCACTTAACACTTAGCAAGGCATGAACATGacagggatggaggagaagggacatttcaggggggaggggagagggaggggtgagagagggagagggaggggtgagagagggagagggaggacacGAGATGGGTGGTTTCCAAAAGCAAACTTGACTACTCTGGGATAGAGTTAGGGGGCGGGACAGAGCTGGTTCCCCTCGCCTTGCGTTCGTAGTTGACAAGCCGCTGGCCAACCAGGTACCTGCAGGAAGGCAAAGAGGACACGTGGGGTTAAAAAAAACAGTCACATGTCAATCACAATACTAGAGCATATACCTAGTTTGTGTGTCAGCTGCAGATCAAGACCTTGAATAGTTAAAATCAGATGTGgaagtgctgggctggaacaaaagcctgcatatCCTGAAACTCCCTGGGACCAGGGTTGTACTATCCCTATAAAAGGAGCTGTTAAGGAACAGGCCAGGTATGGAGATCGGGGTGGGTGCTTACTTGTCGTTCTTGATGTGTTCGTAAAGACGCTTGAACTGTCGTATCTGGAAGGAGAGGATGCCGATGATGGACACCACCATCAGGAGGAACGGGTAGATCCTCCTCTGAATCAGAATCTGCATCTCTGGAGTCACACCTGACACACCTGCCACACCAGGAGGGGTACAGATCTATTAGTAGAGTTATATCTGGAGTCACACCAGGAGGGGTATAGATCTATTAGTAGAGTTATATCTGGAGTCACACCAGGAGGGGTATAGATCTATTAGTAGAGTTATATCTGGAGTCACACCAGGAGGGGTATAGATCTATTAGTAGAGTTATATCTGGAGTCACACCAGGAGGGGTATAGATCTATTAGTAGAGTTATATCTGGAGTCACACCAGGAGGGGTATAGATCTATTAGTACAGTTATATCTGGAGCCACACCAGGAGGGGTATAGATCTATTAGTACAGTTATATCTGGAGCCACACCAGGAGGGGTATAGATCTATTAGTACAGTTATATCTGGAGCCACACCAGGAGGGGTATAGATCTATTAGTAGAGTTATATCTGGAGTCACACCAGGAGGGGTATAGATCTATTAGTAGAGTTATATCTGGAGTCACACCAGGAGGGGTATAGATCTATTAGTAGAGTTATATCTGGAGTCACACCAGGAGGGGTATAGATCTATTAGTAGAGTTATATCTGGAGTCACACCAGGAGGGGTATAGATCTATTAGTAGAGTTATATCTGGAGTCACACCAGGAGGGGTATAGATCTGTTAGTAGAGTTATATCTGGAGTCACACCAGGAGGGGTATAGATCTATTAGTAGAGTTATATCTGGAGTCACACCAGGAGGGGTATAGATCTGTTAGTAGAGTTATATCTGGAGTCACCAGGAGGGGTATAGATCTATTAGTAGAGTTATATCTGGAGTCACACCTGCCACACCAGGAGGGGTATAGATCTATTAGTAGAGTTATATCTGGAGTCACACCAGGAGGGGTATAGATCTATTAGTAGAGTTATATCTGGAGTCACACCAGGAGGGGTATAGATCTATTAGTAGAGTTATATCTGGAGTCACACCAGGAGGGGTATAGATCTATTAGTAGAGTTATATCTGGAGTCACACCAGGAGGGGTATAGATCTGTTAGTAGAGTTAGAGCTGAACACTTCATACTCACACACAAGTGTGTATGCAAACACTTCCCATGAacatgcaaacaaacaaacacgtgcacacacatacactgcacacacacaccgttgACTGACCTACGGCAGGTACGACCCCGGCTGCTATGAAGTaggggacacacagggacagcagCAGCACCGAGATGACAGGGGCAGCCAGCTTACAGATGATGAAATGGAGGTCGATGTTCCTGATGCCGTTAGCATACACCTGACAGGAGGAGAGGTGGCAACGCTACTTTACACAGGGTCGAAATCTATTGTTCACGTCGGGGGAAAAGTTGTGTCAcaagcgccgaatacaacaggtgtagtagacctcacagtgaaatgctgaatacaaccggtgtagtagacctcacagtgaaatgctgaatacagcaggtgtagtagaccttaccgtgaaatgctgaatacagcaggtgtagtagaccttaccgtgaaatgctgaatacagcaggtgtagtagaccttaccgtgaaatgctgaatacaacaggtgtagtagaccttaccgtgaaatgctgaatacaacaggtgtagtagaccttaccgtgaaatgctgaatacaacaggtgtagtagaccttaccgtgaaatgctgaatacaacaggtgtagtagaccttaccgtgaaatgctgaatacaacaggtgtagtagaccttaccgtgaaatgctgaatacaacaggtgtagtagaccttaccgtgaaatgctgaatacaacaggtgtagtagaccttaccgtgaaatgctgaatacaacaggtgtagtagaccttaccgtgaaatgctgaatacaacaggtgtagtagaccttaccgtgaaatgctgaatacaacaggtgtagtagaccttaccgtgaaatgctgaatacaacaggtgtagtagaccttaccgtgaaatgctgaatacaacaggtgtagtagaccttaccgtgaaatgcttacttacaagcccttaaccaaacaatgcagttcaagaaatagagttaagaaaatatttactaaataaactaaagtgaaaacATGAATAAGTAACAGAGGAAAATggcataacaataacgaggttatatacagggggcaccgtgTGCAGGggacaggttagtcaaggtcatttgtaaagtgactatgcatagataataaccagtgagtagcagcagtgtataaacaaatgtaaatagaccgggtggccatttgactaattgttcagcagtctcatggcttgcgGGTAGAAGCTGTAaatgagccttttggtcctagacttggcgctccggtaccgcctgccgtggggtagcagagagaacagtctatgacttgggtaactggagtctttgactatttttCGGGCCTCCCTCTTTCCTTTTCCTGCCATCGCATGGTATATAGATCCTGGAGgtcaggaagtttggccccagtgatgtactgggccctatGCACTGTCCACtagccttacggtcagatgccgagcagtttaaTTAGTAACAACGGAAAGAGTTGGTCAAACTTCGTGTGAGATTGATCATTGTATAAGGGATAACGACGTGGTGAAGGGTAACACACCTGTTCTATGACCGTCTTCAGCCACCACTGTGGACCCATGAGGGTGATGGCAGCGATGATTTTGGCATGGAGCACCCCCAGAGCCCAGTCCTACACACACCACATAGAACAGTGACCTTTACTATTACACAC includes these proteins:
- the LOC135517148 gene encoding arylamine N-acetyltransferase 2-like, with product MDVQKYFLRIGYEGPASPTPTLDALQRLHRCHLRTVPFENLTIHSGGRVRLELPHLYEKIVNHRRGGFCFENNGLFSWLLSEMGFEVTILAGQVRDAITGWYGPPFDHFISMVTLEGHRWLCDVAFGGSGFELPMSLETAEPQKQGHRVYRIRRAGEMHFLEWQDEERETGLWTELYKFTLDTRHRGDFIEMCDYHQSSPRSIFFCKSLCSMLKPTGRLTYIGHKLITTQFPSDEAGTVTKASRELTDEEIPDILKEEFGVILESQLVPKDETMTPPLNIF